A single region of the Mustela lutreola isolate mMusLut2 chromosome 2, mMusLut2.pri, whole genome shotgun sequence genome encodes:
- the CLDN8 gene encoding claudin-8, with protein MATYALQIAGLVLGGVGMVGTLAVTIMPQWRVSAFIGSNIVVFENFWEGLWMNCVRQANIRMQCKVYDSLLALSPDLQASRGLMCAASVLSFLAFMTAVLGMKCTRCTGDDEKVKSHILLTAGIIFIVTGVLVLIPVSWVANSIIREFYSPIVETAQKHELGDALYIGWTTALALIAGGALFCCVSCYGEKSRSYRYSVPAHRTTQKSYHMEKKSPSVYSRSQYV; from the coding sequence ATGGCTACCTATGCCCTGCAGATTGCCGGACTGGTGCTTGGAGGTGTTGGCATGGTGGGCACGCTGGCTGTCACCATCATGCCTCAGTGgagagtgtctgccttcatcggAAGCAACATTGTGGTTTTTGAAAACTTCTGGGAAGGACTGTGGATGAATTGCGTGAGGCAAGCTAACATCAGGATGCAGTGCAAAGTCTACGATTCCCTGCTGGCTCTCTCTCCGGACCTACAGGCATCCAGAGGGCTGATGTGTGCTGCCTCTGTGCTGTCCTTCCTGGCTTTCATGACCGCTGTCCTGGGCATGAAATGCACCAGATGCACTGGGGACGACGAGAAGGTAAAGAGTCACATCTTACTAACGGCTGGGATCATCTTCATCGTCACGGGTGTCCTGGTGCTCATCCCGGTGAGCTGGGTGGCCAACTCCATCATCAGAGAGTTCTACAGCCCGATAGTGGAGACTGCCCAAAAGCACGAGCTGGGAGATGCTCTCTACATAGGCTGGACCACTGCGCTGGCGCTGATCGCTGGAGGGGCACTCTTCTGCTGTGTTTCCTGTTACGGTGAAAAGAGCAGAAGCTACAGATACTCTGTCCCTGCCCATCGCACAACCCAGAAGAGCTATCACATGGAAAAGAAGTCACCGAGTGTGTATTCCAGAAGTCAGTATGTGTAG